GCCCCATCCGCACCTCGATGGACACGGTCGACCCGCCGTCCGCCTCACCGGTCATCGACAGGCTCCACGGATCCGTCCCGCCGGCCGCGCACTCGAACGACGCGACCGGCCCCGAGCCGCCCTCCACCGTCTGCTCCACCGCGCCGCCGTCGCGCCAGAAGAGCGCGCGCACACCGCCCCCCTCCCGGCGCACCGGCCCCGCCGGCTCCCACCTCAGCCGGGCCGCGATCCACGCGCCCAACAGAAGGCCGGCGACCGGCTCCTGTCCTGGGCCGGGACGCGTGCGGATCCGCAGCCGGTCCAGGCGCTCGAGCGCCTGCCGCATCGGCGGCGGATCGAAGGACTGCACGACCAGATCGCGCCACGGCGTCAGACGGCCCCACGTGAGATCGCGCAGGCCGCCGGACAGCGGCGCGGCCAGCGCGGCGGCGGCGGCGAGGCCGGCGATCGGCCGCGTCATCGCCGACGAGTCGACGATCAGGAGATCGGCCACCTCCACGAGACGCCGCAGCAGGTCCCCTTCGGGATCCCGCGGCGCCGGGAGATCGTCGGGCCACCAGATGTAGACCGGCAGGTCCGTCACCAGAAGCGGGAGGACGAGGGCCGGCACCCGTGCGAGGGCGCGGCCCGACGCGGCAACGGTGATCTGCTCGCAACCGACAGTCGGGCGCGCCGGGGCCTCGGACTCGTGGCAGTACAGCGCGGTCGCGACGTCCAGGCGATCGCGGGAGGCGGGGCTCACGTCGAGGACGATGCTCCGGCACGGGTACCGGGCGCCGAGCCGC
This genomic window from bacterium contains:
- a CDS encoding glucose-6-phosphate dehydrogenase assembly protein OpcA; this translates as MAEIVTATPSDAGQAPSDAGQAASGARRATRLPGVPERPDVEGIERELRRLWSSLDTAPAGAGGTAAQVTRICTLTLIAVVRNGRPDEAAAMAERLGARYPCRSIVLDVSPASRDRLDVATALYCHESEAPARPTVGCEQITVAASGRALARVPALVLPLLVTDLPVYIWWPDDLPAPRDPEGDLLRRLVEVADLLIVDSSAMTRPIAGLAAAAALAAPLSGGLRDLTWGRLTPWRDLVVQSFDPPPMRQALERLDRLRIRTRPGPGQEPVAGLLLGAWIAARLRWEPAGPVRREGGGVRALFWRDGGAVEQTVEGGSGPVASFECAAGGTDPWSLSMTGEADGGSTVSIEVRMGRGRPRTQAAGLAVPDDAALLAAELELAGVDGVLRESLSLMLRAAHAA